The Scomber japonicus isolate fScoJap1 chromosome 9, fScoJap1.pri, whole genome shotgun sequence genome includes a region encoding these proteins:
- the LOC128364428 gene encoding nuclear factor 7, brain-like, translated as MAASDALLERFLSCHVCSETFRDPVSLSCSHSFCSSCLQQFWEQAKNKNCPICKRKSSKDDLLVNFSLKELADSFAGRQKAGSSETEKGEKKVEVVCSKHQEEPKLFCKDEQRAVCPSCEFSLHHSHNVVPVEQAVSDLKDQLKSDLKPLQDKRDKYKQVEKTYNKMIEHSKKQLLSTEKQIRAEFNKLHQFLKEEEESRLAALREEGKQKGETMSREMERIQEQISSLSDSISAVEGDLQKHNVSFLSSYKPTQTRARAQSSLSDPQLVSGALIDEAKHLGNLSFTVWGKMKEKVHFSPVILDPNTASRWLYLSDDLTSVRKGDTYQQLPDNPERHTKYATVLGSEGFSSGKHSWEVEVGDHPDCTVGLVKESADRMGERFLSPESGIWCLVHRSGKYTNGLSKTVTEKKILQRIRVQLDYDRGEVSFYDPEDETHIYTHRDTFTEKLFPVFEIGRAGDAKTTDIKICPTEISL; from the coding sequence ATGGCTGCGAGTGATGCTCTTTTAGAACGTTTCCTGAGCTGCCATGTGTGTTCAGAGACTTTCAGAGATCCTGTGTCTCTGAGCtgcagccacagcttctgtTCAAGCTGTCTGCAACAATTCTGGGAacaagctaaaaacaaaaactgtcccatttgtaaaagaaaatccTCCAAAGATGATCTTCTGGTGAACTTTTCATTGAAGGAACTAGCTGACTCCTTTGCTGGGAGACAGAAAGCTGGATCAtctgagacagaaaaaggagaaaagaaggtggaggtggtgtgtAGCAAACATCAAGAAGAGCCTAAATTGTTCTGTAAAGATGAACAGAGAGCTGTGTGTCCTTCCTGTGAGTTTTCTCTCCACCACAGTCACAATGTGGTTCCTGTAGAGCAAGCCGTCAGTGACCTGAAGGACCAGCTGAAATCTGACTTAAAGCCTCTACAGGACAAGAGggacaaatacaaacaagtggagaaaacatacaataaaatgattGAACACTCCAAGAAGCAGCTGTTGTCCACAGAGAAGCAGATCAGAGCAGAGTTCAACAAGCTCCACCAGTtcctgaaagaggaagaggagtccagactggcagctctgagggaggaagggaagcagaAGGGGGAGACTAtgagcagagagatggagaggattCAGGAGcagatctcctctctgtcagacagtatctctgctgttgaaggagacctgcagaaacacaacgtGTCATTCCTCAGCAGTTATAAACCCACTCAGACCAGAGCCAGAGCCCAGAGCTCACTGTCAGATCCACAGCTGGTCTCAGGAGCGCTGATAGAtgaggccaaacacctgggcaacctgtcCTTCACAGTCTGGgggaagatgaaggagaaggtcCACTTCAGTCCTGTCATTCTGGACCCAAACACTGCCAGCCGATGGCTCTATCTGTCTGatgatctgaccagtgtgagaaaAGGAGACACATATCAGCAGCTccctgataatccagagagaCACACTAAGTATGCCACTGTtctgggctctgagggcttcAGCTCAGGGAAACACAgctgggaggtggaggtgggagacCATCCTGACTGCACTGTGGGTTTGGTTAAAGAGTCAGCTGACAGGATGGGAGAGCGATTTCTTTCACCAGAATCTGGAATCTGGTGTTTAGTACATCGCAGTGGAAAATACACTAATGGTCTTAGTAAGACTGTCACAGAGAAGAAGATtctccagaggatcagagtccAGCTGGACTATGACAGGGGGGAGGTGTCCTTCTACGACCCTGAAGACGAGACTCACATCTACACTCACAGAGACactttcactgagaaactctttCCTGTTTTTGAAATTGGACGAGCTGGTGATGCTAAAACCACTGATATCAAAATCTGTCCAACTGAGATTTCTCTGTGA
- the LOC128364431 gene encoding zinc-binding protein A33-like — protein sequence MAERALLRSYLSCHVCSETFRDPVSLSCSHSFCSSCLPKFWEQAKNKNCPICKRKSSKDHPLVNFSLKELVDSFAGRQKAGSSETEKGEKKVEVVCSKHQEEPKLFCKDEQRAVCPSCDFPHHKDHNVVTVEQAVSDLKDQLKSDLKPLRDKRDKYKEVKETYNEMIQHSKKQLLSTEKQIRAEFNKLHQFLKEEEESRLAALREEEEQKGKTMSREMKRIQEQISSLSDSISAVEEDLQKRNVSFLSSYKATQTRARAQSSLSDPQLVSGALIDEAKHLGNLSFRVWEKMKEKVHFSPVILDPNTASRWLYLSDNLTSVGQGDTYQQFLDNPERNIYGPIVLGSEGFSSGKHSWEVEVGDHPDWSVGLVKESVDRKGKIFVSPEYGFWCLLHCNEKYIDGLGKTVTEKKSLQRIRVQLDYDRGEVSFYDPKDETHIYTHRDTFTEKLFPYFCIGKSGDAKTTDIKICQTEISL from the coding sequence atggctGAGAGAGCTCTTCTCCGAAGTTACTTGAGCTGCCATGTGTGTTCAGAGACTTTCAGAGATCCTGTGTCTCTGAGCtgcagccacagcttctgtTCAAGCTGCCTGCCAAAATTCTGGGAacaagctaaaaacaaaaactgtcccatttgtaaaagaaaatcttCAAAGGATCATCCACTAGTGAACTTTTCACTGAAGGAACTAGTTGACTCATTTGCTGGGAGACAGAAAGCTGGATCAtctgagacagaaaaaggagaaaagaaggtggaggtggtgtgtAGCAAACATCAAGAAGAGCCTAAATTATTCTGTAAAGATGAACAGAGAGCTGTGTGTCCTTCCTGTGATTTTCCTCACCATAAAGATCACAATGTGGTTACTGTAGAACAAGCAGTCAGTGACCTGAAGGACCAGCTGAAATCTGACTTAAAACCTCTACGGGACAAAAGGGACAAATACAAAGAAGTGAAGGaaacatacaatgaaatgattcaACACTCCAAGAAGCAGCTGTTGTCCACAGAGAAGCAGATCAGAGCAGAGTTCAACAAGCTCCACCAGTtcctgaaagaggaagaggagtccagactggcagctctgagggaggaagaggagcagaaggggAAGACTAtgagcagagagatgaagaggattcAGGAGcagatctcctctctgtcagacagtATCTCTGCTGTTGAAGAAGACCTGCAGAAACGCAACGTGTCATTCCTCAGCAGTTATAAAGCCACTCAGACCAGAGCCAGAGCCCAGAGCTCACTGTCAGATCCACAGCTGGTCTCAGGAGCGCTGATAGAtgaggccaaacacctgggcaacctgtcCTTCAGAGTCtgggagaagatgaaggagaaggtcCACTTCAGTCCTGTCATTCTGGACCCAAACACTGCCAGCCGATGGCTCTATCTGTCTGATAATCTGACCAGTGTGGGACAAGGAGACACATATCAGCAGTTCCTTGATAATCCAGAGAGAAACATTTATGGTCCCATTGTtctgggctctgagggcttcAGCTCAGGGAAACACAgctgggaggtggaggtgggagacCATCCTGACTGGTCTGTGGGTTTGGTTAAAGAGTCAGTTGATAGGAAGggaaaaatatttgtttcacCAGAATATGGATTCTGGTGTTTACTACATtgcaatgaaaaatacattgatgGTCTTGGTAAGACTGtcacagagaagaagagtctccagaggatcagagtccAGCTGGACTATGACAGGGGGGAGGTGTCTTTCTACGACCCTAAAGACGAGACTCACATCTACACTCACAGAGACactttcactgagaaactcttccCTTATTTCTGTATTGGAAAGTCTGGTGATGCTAAAACCACTGATATCAAAATCTGTCAAACTGAGATTTCTCTGTGA